From the Glycine max cultivar Williams 82 chromosome 11, Glycine_max_v4.0, whole genome shotgun sequence genome, the window CTGTATCCTCTTCATGCATATACTGGAATATACATGAGTACATCTTCTGTATTTACTGGAATATTAATACCCCAGCAGGAGAGAGAAATACTACTACGTCTTGTGTAAAATTCCTCTAAATGAAGAGGATACATACTCATGTGAAAGGACTCATGTGATTGTAATGCAGAGGAAAAATTCTCATAATATAGGCTACTACCACAAAGAGCCAAAGCCAGCTCCAAACTGGCCACAATGTCATTCATGGTTGGTCTatcctttcctttccttttcacACAACATATAGCGGTATAGGCCAGGATCTCCAGTGCCTCTGCTTCTTTCTCATGGGGTGGTCCAACCCTTGAATCTAAAATTTCGACCAAATCTCCAGCCAAAATAGCACGCACTGCAAACTCCACCACATACAATGCAGGGCCTCCATCTTCCTCAGACTTGAAGAAAGCTGTCTTACCCGTTAAAAGTTCAAGCAGTACAACTCCAAGCCCGTACACATCACACTTTGTTGTCACCACACCCAAGTACTCAGGACAAATGTATCCCACGGTTCTCGCTACTGGCTCAGTGTGTACATCATCACAGTCAGATTCTCGATTCATGAACgacaaatcaaaattaaatactcTTGCCGTCCAAGTAGCATCAAGAAGAATATTGGAAGGCTTTATGTCTATGTGAATAATAATGGATGGAACTGCATAACTATGAAGATATTGTATTCCACGGGAAGCGTCCAAAGCAATCTTGATCCTCATTATCCACGAATTCAACACACTGCTAGCCTTCTCCACATTGTTCTTGTCATGCAAATGATCATGCAACGACCCATTCTTCATGTACTCATACACCAGCAGCCTTTCATTTCTGTTTTTGCAGAACCCAACCAGCCCAACCAAGTTCCGGTGATGTAAACGGGAAAAGATGGCAAATTCAGACTTACCAAACGAGTCTCCCCTGGTTGCTATCCTCTTTTTGATTGCAACCTCACGACCATCAACGAGTTTGCCTCTGTACACATAAAAATCAATCATGTTGTCACTAGAGAAATTATTGGTGGCTGCTTTAAGCTCAGCCAGGGTAAATAATA encodes:
- the LOC100800078 gene encoding putative serine/threonine-protein kinase-like protein CCR3, whose protein sequence is MTYVLSASAKANKMDTEMVESIDVTDDARSFSWAVDSAIRSETGSIFGESRVRSFDSLVDSAIRSSSATEEDLGSSPVHVFAMAEDRAMRSSSGADLGTFPFHVFATAADMRTIAARLTKAVSNAKRHFAEGLFTRAELIPVTQAELEPATNNFPGLLFTLAELKAATNNFSSDNMIDFYVYRGKLVDGREVAIKKRIATRGDSFGKSEFAIFSRLHHRNLVGLVGFCKNRNERLLVYEYMKNGSLHDHLHDKNNVEKASSVLNSWIMRIKIALDASRGIQYLHSYAVPSIIIHIDIKPSNILLDATWTARVFNFDLSFMNRESDCDDVHTEPVARTVGYICPEYLGVVTTKCDVYGLGVVLLELLTGKTAFFKSEEDGGPALYVVEFAVRAILAGDLVEILDSRVGPPHEKEAEALEILAYTAICCVKRKGKDRPTMNDIVASLELALALCGSSLYYENFSSALQSHESFHMSMYPLHLEEFYTRRSSISLSCWGINIPVNTEDVLMYIPVYA